A genomic stretch from Serratia entomophila includes:
- a CDS encoding MotA/TolQ/ExbB proton channel family protein, whose product MNANLLHDIIFYVMYAALAIALVIIIERTLYFAYTQRQARRLEQALTPEVRRAADLPDEVTQRNSLPLAVIVPVLEQKHRAGDREAIGDLIDAQYLLSKPLMARGLWLLETVVTAAPLLGLLGTVMGIIETFKALAASGVSEPSLVSAGMGTALYATGLGIAIALLCLVGNNFLQSRMERINELLKVLLIRAGAPASRPENDGREQWVDSGAPRYA is encoded by the coding sequence ATGAACGCTAATCTGCTGCACGACATTATTTTCTACGTGATGTACGCCGCGCTGGCGATTGCGCTGGTGATCATTATCGAACGCACGCTGTACTTCGCCTACACCCAGCGCCAGGCGCGCCGCCTGGAACAGGCGCTGACGCCGGAGGTGCGCCGCGCCGCCGATCTGCCGGATGAGGTGACCCAGCGCAACAGCCTGCCGCTGGCGGTGATCGTGCCGGTGCTGGAGCAGAAACACCGCGCCGGCGACCGCGAAGCGATCGGCGATCTGATCGACGCCCAGTACCTGCTGAGCAAGCCGCTGATGGCGCGCGGCCTGTGGCTGCTGGAAACCGTGGTCACCGCCGCGCCGCTGCTGGGGCTGCTGGGCACGGTGATGGGCATCATCGAAACCTTCAAGGCGCTGGCCGCGTCCGGCGTCTCCGAGCCGAGCCTGGTGTCGGCCGGCATGGGTACCGCGCTGTACGCCACCGGGCTGGGCATCGCCATCGCGCTGCTGTGCCTGGTGGGCAACAACTTCCTGCAGAGCCGCATGGAACGCATCAACGAACTGCTGAAGGTGCTGCTGATCCGCGCCGGCGCGCCGGCCAGCCGCCCGGAAAACGACGGCCGCGAGCAATGGGTTGACAGCGGGGCGCCGCGCTATGCCTAA
- a CDS encoding APC family permease — MKEPAAEQTFKGNLSVLDVVMITASGVTPASSIFVIAPLAIASAGSGAFLSFLIAALVAAAIALCYAELGAAHPSAGGEYSIIKRLFGTLCGLQTYLFILSASLFVPAVLATGAVPYLNTALGSDFDASTAGMLTVLVGGACAIFNIKANALLTGAFLVVEVAVLALIAWLGFSNPHQSSAILTAPVMLDQQGVLSPVSLPLIVAMVGVALFSYNGYGAAVYMAEDMREQGKPMALAIMLTLFIVVLVELVPFTALLIGSPSLSEMARQADPVGYVVTQLGGPTLARVVSGAIYLSVFNAIIAIVAQFSRMMFSSGRDGFWLPAVNRALKIIHPRFGTPWVATLLFGVPSALLAFCSNLGDLTSFTVILLLLVYIIMAIAALISRRRRRFHHPYLMPLWPLPVAIALLACLYVLWTILIASSPKDFIIIAGIVCFGLTLSYMRGRQPAPLAEPTPEGE; from the coding sequence ATGAAAGAGCCCGCAGCAGAACAGACTTTCAAAGGTAATCTCAGCGTCCTCGACGTGGTGATGATTACCGCCTCCGGCGTTACGCCCGCCAGCTCGATCTTCGTCATCGCCCCGCTGGCGATCGCCAGCGCCGGCAGCGGCGCGTTCCTTTCTTTTCTGATAGCCGCCCTGGTCGCCGCCGCCATCGCCCTGTGCTATGCCGAACTCGGTGCCGCACACCCCAGCGCCGGCGGCGAATACAGCATCATCAAGCGGCTGTTCGGCACCCTGTGCGGGCTGCAGACCTATCTGTTTATCCTCAGCGCATCGCTGTTCGTACCGGCGGTACTGGCCACCGGCGCTGTGCCCTACCTGAACACCGCGCTGGGCAGCGATTTTGACGCCTCCACCGCCGGTATGCTCACCGTGCTGGTCGGCGGGGCCTGCGCCATTTTCAACATCAAGGCCAACGCCCTGCTGACCGGCGCGTTCCTGGTGGTGGAAGTGGCGGTGCTGGCGCTGATCGCCTGGCTGGGCTTCAGCAACCCGCACCAGAGCAGCGCAATCCTCACCGCGCCGGTGATGCTGGATCAGCAAGGGGTATTGTCGCCGGTTTCTCTGCCCCTGATCGTCGCGATGGTCGGCGTGGCGCTGTTCTCCTACAACGGCTACGGCGCGGCGGTGTATATGGCGGAAGACATGCGCGAACAGGGCAAGCCGATGGCGCTGGCCATTATGCTGACGCTGTTCATCGTGGTGCTGGTCGAGCTGGTGCCCTTCACCGCGCTGCTGATCGGCTCGCCGTCGCTGAGCGAAATGGCCAGGCAAGCCGATCCGGTCGGCTACGTGGTCACCCAGCTCGGCGGGCCGACGCTGGCGCGGGTGGTCAGCGGGGCGATTTACCTGTCGGTGTTCAACGCCATCATCGCCATCGTGGCGCAGTTCAGCCGCATGATGTTCTCCAGCGGCCGCGACGGTTTCTGGCTGCCGGCGGTCAACCGGGCGCTGAAAATCATCCACCCGCGCTTCGGCACCCCCTGGGTCGCCACCCTGCTGTTCGGCGTGCCTTCGGCGCTGCTGGCGTTTTGCTCCAACCTCGGCGATCTGACCTCCTTTACCGTGATCCTGTTGCTGCTGGTGTACATCATCATGGCGATCGCCGCGCTGATCAGCCGCCGCCGCCGGCGCTTCCACCACCCGTACCTGATGCCGCTGTGGCCGCTGCCGGTGGCGATAGCGCTGCTCGCCTGCCTGTACGTGCTGTGGACGATTTTGATCGCCAGCAGCCCGAAAGACTTTATTATCATTGCCGGCATCGTCTGCTTTGGCCTGACGCTGAGCTATATGCGCGGCCGCCAGCCGGCCCCCTTAGCTGAACCTACACCAGAAGGAGAATGA
- a CDS encoding ExbD/TolR family protein, which yields MRNWNEPKKNKAHIELIPMIDVMMFLLVFFVLISLNVIPALGLKTQLPSAGSAQQLKPQKKAIITLGADEQLQLDGQPIALDALVSTLKQQQQQNQTTTIIVNSDKGVAVERLVAVMDNLRQGGFFSVSIATRKL from the coding sequence ATGCGCAACTGGAACGAACCGAAGAAGAACAAAGCGCACATCGAGCTGATCCCGATGATCGACGTGATGATGTTTTTGCTGGTGTTTTTTGTCTTGATCAGCCTGAACGTCATTCCTGCTCTGGGGCTGAAAACCCAGCTGCCGTCCGCCGGCAGCGCGCAGCAGCTTAAGCCGCAGAAGAAGGCCATCATCACCCTGGGCGCCGATGAGCAGCTGCAGCTGGACGGCCAGCCGATCGCGCTTGACGCGCTGGTCAGCACGCTGAAGCAGCAACAGCAGCAAAATCAGACCACCACCATTATCGTCAACAGCGACAAGGGCGTGGCGGTTGAGCGGCTGGTGGCGGTGATGGACAACCTGCGTCAGGGCGGTTTCTTCTCCGTCTCTATCGCCACCCGGAAGCTGTGA
- a CDS encoding energy transducer TonB, which translates to MYLLYRSRHLFSWLPALIVAGFLLFASQQAALKIQPHYDETTMELALVEPEPAPAPETPPEPQPEPPPPEPEPVPEPIVPAPEPIVEAKPVPKPQPKPKPKPVKEKTKPVEKAKPAPVQPAPRALVSKPAAQPAPAAPKVNAQAIENGYLQALRRELEQTKRYPSGRQASLERPQGNVEVWLEVDRSGRVLSSGIASKAANMLLNRAAMSSLQSISQVKAFPSEAFAGQTTKRFTATFNYQAP; encoded by the coding sequence ATGTATCTGCTCTATCGTTCACGTCACCTCTTCAGCTGGCTGCCGGCCCTGATCGTCGCCGGCTTTTTGCTGTTCGCCAGCCAGCAGGCGGCGCTGAAAATCCAGCCGCACTATGATGAAACCACCATGGAGCTGGCGTTGGTCGAGCCTGAACCTGCGCCGGCGCCGGAAACGCCGCCGGAGCCGCAGCCCGAGCCGCCGCCGCCGGAGCCTGAACCTGTCCCTGAACCGATCGTGCCGGCCCCGGAGCCGATCGTCGAGGCCAAGCCGGTGCCAAAACCGCAGCCGAAGCCGAAGCCAAAACCGGTAAAGGAGAAGACCAAACCGGTGGAGAAAGCGAAACCGGCGCCGGTGCAGCCCGCGCCGCGCGCTTTGGTCAGCAAGCCGGCGGCACAGCCCGCCCCGGCCGCGCCGAAGGTTAACGCCCAGGCGATCGAAAACGGCTATCTGCAGGCGCTGCGCCGCGAACTGGAACAAACCAAACGCTACCCCAGCGGGCGCCAGGCTTCGCTGGAACGGCCGCAGGGCAACGTCGAGGTGTGGCTGGAGGTCGACCGCAGCGGCCGGGTGTTGTCTTCCGGCATCGCCAGCAAGGCCGCCAACATGCTGCTGAACCGCGCCGCGATGAGCAGCCTGCAAAGCATCAGCCAGGTTAAGGCGTTCCCCAGCGAGGCCTTCGCCGGGCAAACAACCAAAAGATTTACGGCAACATTCAATTATCAGGCGCCTTAG
- a CDS encoding TonB-dependent receptor family protein, which yields MKSFNRSGIYLAVMSAILPGAALAAEGTDVGTISVKGQSLGGGMMVQDDSAKARSTVTKEAMDKMPAAANAIDKLKYTPGLNVNSNDASGLSGVDYTMRGMNSDQIGLSMDGIPINDSGNYAVYPNLLGDSENLEEVFVTQGSSEADGPHIGSSGGNIGLVTRRPAKDFGGFLKQTLGSNNLSKTFARLDTGEYNGFSNWLSYSHTEAKKWRGEGRLYSDKFEMNSLYEDGNGNSSNLIMKYNRQDNTNYNTLSKAQFQNDGRDTDYATTPEYNSKGQLNKYYKIERNPFETFTLSFSQKLQLRDNLSLTLQPYYYWGNGGSFTGQTASVLSSTSSKAGQYDLSNLKSNTYYRPSWTQTWRPGITTKLKWDINDQHSLDIGYWYERARQLQTQPFISIKDDGNPAQISGKPGGSDQVKDANGNTVQGRNQYTITPAQKVWLQDTWYATPDWTFVGGLAYQYVERKGDNRGSLTNRPEKRDAKYHEFLPNFSASYKLNQQNQLFYNLTRNMRTPPNYVLYNVGDSISTKPELSWNHELGWRFQQEDMLLSATLFYMRYSDRQISTTNSSGDFEMMNIGNVENKGLELEWSGQLPHNFNYYTSYTYTQSKQKSDIVSNGGLPLPTSGKEVPNVPKNLLNMTLGYDDGLYYGSVSGKYVSAFYGDLTNDEKIGGRTVFDLAAGVHLPVDKKIVKSAALRFGISNLFDKEYLTSVRTTTFNAVPYGGVKASTPYYNVGEERTFSVSLEATF from the coding sequence ATGAAATCTTTTAATCGATCTGGGATTTATCTGGCGGTGATGTCGGCCATATTACCGGGCGCGGCGCTGGCGGCGGAAGGCACCGACGTCGGCACCATCAGCGTCAAGGGGCAGTCGCTCGGCGGCGGCATGATGGTGCAGGACGACAGCGCCAAGGCGCGATCCACCGTTACCAAAGAGGCGATGGACAAGATGCCGGCGGCGGCCAACGCCATCGACAAGCTGAAGTACACGCCGGGCCTGAACGTCAACAGCAACGACGCCAGCGGCCTGAGCGGCGTCGACTACACCATGCGCGGCATGAACTCGGATCAGATCGGCCTGTCGATGGACGGCATCCCGATCAACGACTCCGGCAACTACGCGGTGTATCCGAACCTGCTGGGCGACTCGGAAAACCTGGAGGAGGTGTTCGTCACCCAGGGCTCCTCCGAGGCGGACGGCCCGCACATCGGCTCCAGCGGCGGCAACATCGGGCTGGTGACGCGCCGGCCGGCGAAAGACTTCGGCGGCTTCCTCAAGCAGACGCTGGGCAGCAACAACCTGAGCAAAACCTTCGCCCGTCTGGATACCGGCGAATACAACGGCTTCAGCAACTGGCTCTCTTATTCGCACACCGAGGCCAAAAAGTGGCGCGGCGAGGGCCGCCTGTACTCCGACAAGTTCGAGATGAACTCGCTGTACGAAGACGGCAACGGCAACAGCAGCAATCTGATCATGAAGTACAACCGCCAGGACAACACCAACTACAACACCCTGAGCAAGGCGCAGTTTCAAAACGACGGCCGCGACACCGACTACGCCACCACGCCGGAATACAACAGCAAGGGGCAGTTGAACAAATACTACAAAATCGAGCGCAACCCGTTCGAGACCTTCACCCTGTCGTTCAGCCAGAAGCTGCAGCTGCGCGACAACCTGTCGCTGACCCTGCAGCCTTATTACTACTGGGGCAACGGCGGCAGCTTCACCGGCCAGACCGCTTCGGTGCTGTCCAGCACCTCCAGCAAGGCCGGGCAGTACGATCTCAGCAACCTGAAATCCAACACCTATTACCGCCCGTCGTGGACCCAGACCTGGCGCCCGGGCATCACCACCAAGCTGAAGTGGGACATCAACGACCAGCACAGCCTGGATATCGGCTACTGGTATGAGCGCGCGCGCCAGCTGCAGACCCAGCCGTTCATCAGCATCAAGGACGACGGCAACCCGGCGCAGATCTCCGGCAAGCCGGGCGGTTCCGATCAGGTGAAAGACGCCAACGGCAACACCGTTCAAGGGCGCAACCAGTACACCATCACCCCGGCGCAGAAGGTGTGGCTGCAGGACACCTGGTACGCCACGCCGGACTGGACCTTCGTCGGCGGGCTGGCCTATCAGTACGTCGAGCGTAAAGGGGATAACCGCGGCAGCCTGACCAACCGGCCGGAAAAACGCGACGCCAAATATCACGAATTCCTGCCGAACTTCAGCGCCAGCTACAAGCTGAACCAGCAAAATCAGCTGTTCTACAACCTGACGCGCAACATGCGCACCCCGCCAAACTACGTGCTGTATAACGTCGGCGATTCGATCAGCACCAAGCCGGAGCTGAGCTGGAACCACGAGCTGGGCTGGCGCTTCCAGCAGGAAGACATGCTGCTGAGCGCCACGCTGTTCTACATGCGTTACAGCGATCGGCAGATCTCCACCACCAACTCGTCCGGCGATTTCGAGATGATGAACATCGGCAACGTGGAGAACAAAGGCCTGGAGCTGGAGTGGAGCGGCCAGCTGCCGCACAACTTCAATTACTACACCTCTTATACCTACACCCAGTCGAAGCAGAAGAGCGATATCGTCAGCAACGGCGGCCTGCCGCTGCCGACCTCCGGCAAGGAAGTGCCGAACGTGCCGAAAAATCTGCTGAACATGACGCTGGGCTATGACGACGGCCTGTACTACGGCAGCGTCAGCGGCAAATACGTCAGTGCGTTCTACGGCGATCTGACCAACGACGAGAAGATCGGCGGCCGTACGGTGTTCGATCTGGCGGCGGGGGTGCATCTGCCGGTAGACAAAAAGATCGTCAAAAGCGCGGCGCTGCGTTTCGGCATCAGCAACCTGTTTGACAAGGAATACCTGACCTCGGTGCGCACCACCACCTTCAACGCGGTGCCATACGGCGGCGTGAAGGCCAGCACGCCGTATTACAACGTCGGGGAAGAACGTACCTTCAGCGTCTCGCTGGAAGCCACCTTTTAA
- a CDS encoding helix-turn-helix transcriptional regulator has product MNHRFIVAIQDNNRFFAQGVEHLLRDYFTRHGREVQFVRAPYSEIVDLLILTESGRGALPPCRLMDVPWRDGQTAIITIREPQHRPGISMSPCRSRRGVIGRRDKISTVTHLIDRALEWRADGAFFQARCERCTRTLTPREFEVLRCIHYELEPARVCRLLHLSPKTLSSHKRTAMRKLGFQRNHELYRWLRQGGLDFEKRVKS; this is encoded by the coding sequence ATGAATCACCGTTTTATTGTCGCGATTCAGGACAACAACCGTTTTTTTGCTCAGGGGGTAGAACACCTCTTGCGCGACTATTTTACGCGGCACGGTAGGGAGGTGCAGTTCGTGAGGGCGCCTTATAGCGAAATAGTTGACTTGCTGATCCTGACCGAATCGGGAAGGGGAGCATTGCCGCCCTGTCGTCTGATGGATGTTCCCTGGCGTGATGGGCAGACGGCGATCATCACCATCAGGGAGCCGCAGCACCGGCCAGGGATTTCCATGTCTCCGTGTCGTAGTCGCAGGGGGGTTATCGGCCGGCGGGACAAGATATCCACAGTGACCCACCTGATAGATCGGGCGCTGGAGTGGCGGGCCGATGGGGCATTCTTTCAAGCCAGGTGCGAACGCTGCACCCGAACGCTCACCCCCCGAGAGTTTGAGGTGCTGCGCTGCATACACTATGAGCTCGAGCCGGCCCGGGTCTGCCGGCTCCTGCACTTAAGCCCAAAGACGCTCAGCAGCCATAAACGCACGGCCATGCGCAAGCTGGGATTTCAACGTAACCATGAGCTGTATCGATGGCTGCGCCAAGGCGGCCTGGATTTTGAAAAGAGAGTGAAATCGTGA
- a CDS encoding FKBP-type peptidyl-prolyl cis-trans isomerase N-terminal domain-containing protein, with the protein MIPVHNGLRLRRLAAALALICLPGGAVRAEDGVPALLQFAEQYRSSQQPAAPANQPAAAQSNAPAASDKGWRSTLKQREEQLGQLKGALREQDKQLAALRQALAVAEKNARPESTPGVKPADFVPLRQWVSQLSTAVRGTPDAQRSAELITQARQQMAHSQQALAASQQQLGALKMRLDDMKTQLQQNSAREQQALAREAEQDRQVLQLQDDIKGLRERAKWLVKPEELAKPERRQAYAAGSALGRDIIEMLTERQMWGITADRQTVLAGVIDAFSGQYQLTTDVLSRALTESETAVDRARSAFGETQRQKNDAFINAFKKEKGVIQAPSGFWYRVDYAGDAALADDAVVDVVVRESLTDGTVIQDMDLTGKVLSQPLTDFPPLFREAIGLLKNHGSLTMVVPPALAYGEAGYPPKVPANATMVYELRIDNSRPADKR; encoded by the coding sequence ATGATCCCTGTGCACAATGGGCTCCGTCTGCGCCGGCTGGCGGCTGCATTGGCACTGATCTGTCTGCCGGGTGGCGCGGTGCGTGCGGAGGATGGCGTGCCGGCGTTGCTGCAGTTTGCCGAACAGTACCGCAGCAGCCAGCAGCCGGCGGCGCCCGCGAATCAGCCGGCGGCAGCGCAGAGCAATGCGCCGGCGGCGAGTGATAAGGGTTGGCGCAGCACGCTTAAGCAACGCGAGGAGCAGCTCGGTCAACTGAAGGGCGCGCTTCGCGAGCAGGATAAACAGTTGGCGGCATTGCGCCAGGCGCTCGCTGTAGCGGAAAAAAACGCGCGCCCGGAATCAACGCCGGGCGTCAAACCGGCCGATTTTGTTCCGTTGCGCCAATGGGTCAGTCAGTTGAGTACGGCGGTGCGGGGGACTCCGGATGCTCAGCGAAGCGCCGAGCTTATCACGCAGGCTCGCCAGCAGATGGCGCACAGCCAACAAGCATTGGCCGCCAGTCAGCAGCAGTTGGGGGCATTGAAAATGCGCCTGGATGATATGAAAACGCAGTTGCAGCAGAATAGCGCTCGTGAGCAGCAGGCGCTGGCGCGCGAGGCGGAACAGGATCGGCAGGTGCTTCAGCTGCAGGACGATATAAAAGGGCTGCGCGAACGGGCGAAATGGCTGGTTAAGCCAGAGGAGCTGGCCAAACCCGAGAGGCGCCAGGCCTATGCCGCCGGCAGTGCGCTTGGGCGCGACATCATCGAGATGCTGACTGAGCGCCAGATGTGGGGGATAACTGCCGATCGCCAGACCGTGCTGGCCGGTGTGATCGACGCCTTTTCCGGGCAGTATCAGTTGACCACCGATGTGTTGTCCAGAGCGTTGACGGAGTCGGAGACCGCCGTCGATCGCGCAAGAAGCGCGTTTGGCGAGACTCAGCGGCAAAAGAACGATGCCTTCATCAACGCGTTCAAAAAGGAAAAAGGCGTCATCCAGGCGCCATCCGGCTTTTGGTATCGGGTGGATTATGCCGGTGATGCAGCGCTTGCCGACGATGCCGTCGTCGATGTGGTGGTCAGGGAGTCTTTGACCGATGGCACGGTGATCCAGGACATGGATTTGACGGGGAAGGTGCTGTCGCAGCCGTTGACGGATTTCCCGCCGCTGTTCCGCGAGGCGATTGGCCTGCTGAAAAACCATGGCTCGCTGACGATGGTCGTGCCGCCGGCGTTGGCGTATGGCGAGGCAGGCTATCCGCCCAAGGTGCCGGCGAATGCCACCATGGTATATGAGTTGCGCATCGACAACAGCCGGCCTGCAGATAAGCGATGA
- a CDS encoding DmpA family aminopeptidase: MTQRAQDLGITIGQGTPGPLNAITDVPGVRVGHASIHADLADGRSVRTGVTVIEPRAGLARRSPCFAGVHVLNGNGDATGLEWVREAGLLTSPIAFTNTHSVGVVRDSLIALEREALPADDRGLYWNMPVVMETFDGLLNDINGFHVKPEHVRQALAAAGDGLPQEGAVGGGSGMICHEFKGGSGTASRRLPAEQGGWTVGAIVQANHGKRDALLVGGYPVGRHLKHLHSPFQPQLPHPGMGSIVVALATDAPLLPHQCARLAQRAGIGIARTGGGTEDSSGDIFIAFATGNDGLPPADYANKGAFTTPLRMLNNDYISALFAAAAEAVEEAIVNALLAANTVSGNGHRAEGLSAEQLLTALEKAGWQR; encoded by the coding sequence ATGACGCAACGCGCGCAGGATCTGGGCATCACCATCGGCCAGGGCACGCCCGGCCCGCTTAACGCCATCACCGACGTGCCCGGCGTGCGCGTCGGCCACGCCAGCATCCATGCCGATCTGGCGGACGGCCGCAGCGTGCGCACCGGCGTGACGGTGATTGAACCGCGCGCCGGGCTGGCGCGCCGGTCGCCCTGCTTTGCCGGCGTGCACGTGCTGAACGGCAACGGCGACGCCACCGGCCTGGAATGGGTGCGCGAAGCCGGCCTGCTGACCAGCCCGATCGCCTTCACCAACACCCACAGCGTGGGGGTGGTGCGCGACAGCCTGATCGCACTGGAGCGCGAAGCGCTGCCGGCAGACGATCGGGGGCTGTACTGGAATATGCCGGTGGTGATGGAAACCTTCGACGGCTTGCTTAACGACATCAACGGCTTCCACGTCAAACCCGAGCACGTGCGCCAGGCGTTGGCGGCGGCCGGCGACGGCCTGCCGCAGGAAGGGGCGGTGGGCGGCGGCAGCGGTATGATCTGCCATGAATTCAAAGGCGGCAGCGGCACCGCGTCGCGGCGTCTGCCCGCCGAGCAGGGCGGCTGGACGGTCGGCGCCATCGTGCAAGCCAACCACGGCAAGCGTGATGCGTTGCTGGTGGGCGGCTACCCGGTGGGGCGGCATCTGAAGCACCTTCATTCACCGTTCCAGCCGCAGCTGCCGCACCCGGGCATGGGGTCGATCGTGGTGGCGCTGGCGACCGACGCGCCGCTGCTGCCGCACCAGTGCGCGCGGCTGGCGCAGCGCGCCGGCATCGGCATCGCCCGCACCGGCGGCGGCACCGAGGACTCGAGCGGCGACATCTTCATCGCCTTCGCCACCGGCAACGACGGCCTGCCGCCCGCCGATTACGCCAACAAGGGGGCGTTCACCACCCCGCTGCGCATGCTGAACAACGACTATATTTCGGCGCTGTTCGCCGCGGCGGCGGAGGCGGTGGAAGAGGCTATCGTGAATGCGCTGCTGGCGGCCAATACCGTCAGCGGCAACGGCCATCGAGCGGAAGGATTGAGCGCCGAACAGCTGCTGACGGCGCTGGAAAAGGCCGGCTGGCAGCGGTGA
- a CDS encoding phospholipase D-like domain-containing protein, protein MPNGHPSRRPLGRLYRALWGSCLLILSQSAAARFEIPGYELVYTAPAETALQADDLRNTAEVWRQMFDAAKTRIDLGQFYVANQSGSLLDGVLQHLKAAGERGVKIRFLMEEKGVRLSTPETLEQLKAIPNLELRIIPYARLSGGILHAKYLLVDGEQAFVGSQNFDWRALAHIHETGLRISDARVVGQIQTIFEQDWQAQALLAQDKPVPALPYRPAAETPQGNYLAASPRDYNPAGVIDSQVELPRLLANAKQRVRVQVMDYAPLSYGAQHSRPYYATIDNALRAAAARGVHIELMVANWNTKKPDIAWLKSLALVPNVQIKVVTIPPASGGFIPFARVIHSKLMTIDGEIAWIGTSNWTGGYLDNSRNLELVLHSAAMSQRLDTLYSQLWGSVYAEPLRLDYDYPAPKPGGES, encoded by the coding sequence ATGCCTAATGGCCATCCATCACGGCGGCCGCTGGGCCGCCTTTATCGGGCATTGTGGGGCAGCTGTTTGTTGATATTGAGCCAGAGCGCCGCGGCGCGCTTTGAGATCCCCGGCTATGAGCTGGTCTATACCGCACCGGCGGAAACCGCGTTGCAGGCCGATGACCTGCGCAACACCGCCGAGGTGTGGCGGCAGATGTTCGATGCGGCGAAGACCCGCATCGATCTGGGGCAGTTTTACGTGGCGAACCAGAGCGGTTCGCTGCTGGACGGCGTGTTGCAGCATCTGAAAGCGGCCGGTGAGCGCGGGGTGAAAATCCGCTTCCTGATGGAAGAGAAGGGCGTGCGCCTCTCCACGCCGGAAACGCTGGAACAGCTGAAGGCGATCCCCAATCTGGAGCTGCGCATCATTCCTTACGCGCGGCTGAGCGGCGGCATACTGCACGCCAAGTATCTGCTGGTGGACGGCGAACAGGCGTTTGTCGGCAGCCAGAATTTCGACTGGCGCGCATTGGCGCACATTCACGAAACCGGGCTGCGCATCAGCGACGCCAGGGTGGTGGGGCAGATCCAGACGATCTTCGAACAGGACTGGCAGGCCCAGGCGCTGCTGGCTCAGGATAAGCCGGTGCCGGCGCTGCCGTACCGGCCCGCCGCGGAAACGCCGCAGGGCAACTACCTGGCCGCCAGCCCGCGCGACTATAACCCGGCCGGGGTGATCGATTCGCAGGTGGAGCTGCCGCGCCTGTTGGCTAACGCCAAACAGCGGGTGCGGGTGCAGGTGATGGACTATGCGCCGTTATCCTATGGCGCACAGCACAGCCGGCCTTATTATGCGACCATCGACAATGCGCTGCGCGCGGCGGCGGCGCGAGGCGTGCACATCGAGCTGATGGTGGCCAACTGGAACACCAAAAAGCCGGATATCGCCTGGCTGAAGAGCCTGGCGCTGGTGCCTAACGTACAGATCAAGGTGGTGACCATTCCGCCGGCCAGCGGCGGTTTTATTCCGTTCGCCCGGGTGATCCACAGCAAGCTGATGACCATCGACGGCGAAATCGCCTGGATCGGCACCAGCAACTGGACCGGCGGCTATCTGGACAACTCGCGCAATTTGGAGCTGGTGCTGCACAGCGCGGCGATGAGCCAGCGGCTGGATACGCTGTACAGCCAGCTGTGGGGCAGCGTCTACGCCGAACCGCTGAGGCTGGACTATGACTATCCGGCGCCGAAGCCGGGCGGCGAGTCCTGA